In Rhipicephalus microplus isolate Deutch F79 chromosome 7, USDA_Rmic, whole genome shotgun sequence, one genomic interval encodes:
- the LOC142766968 gene encoding uncharacterized protein LOC142766968: MIAHDDLPLSTPEKDGFKTFLKALQPLYKPPTKPAITKSLEAKYEEFRAHFDRRIQAADHLSITADVWTHANTMRSYLGLAVHFREGNKLVNIKTGIMYIPERKITPNLHAAMRQLCDEWHI; the protein is encoded by the exons ATGATCGCGCACGACGACTTGCCTCTCAGCACACCGGAGAAAGATGGTTTCAAGACGTTCTTGAAAGCACTGCAGCCACTTTATAAGCCTCCAACCAAGCCCGCCATCACTAAGAGTCTCGAAGCGAAGTACGAGGAGTTTAGAGCACATTTTGATCGGAGAATCCAAGCCGCAGATCATCTGAGCATTACAGCCGATGTTTGGACGCACGCAAACACAATGCGATCGTACCTTGGTCTCGCGGTTCACTTCAGAGAAG gaAATAAGCTAGTGAACATCAAAACCGGCATTATGTACATCCCAGAAAGAAAGATAACTCCGAATCTCCATGCAGCAATGCGCCAACTGTGCGATGAGTGGCATATTTGA